A single genomic interval of Arthrobacter methylotrophus harbors:
- a CDS encoding MFS transporter — translation MSSIAESKESDSVKPENRSVNSRGRVIFASLIGTSIEFYDFYVYATAAVLVFPKLFFPTADETTQLLSSFAVFGVAFVARPLGSIIFGHFGDKFGRKGTLVASLLTMGIATFLIGCLPTAQVPGWTFLAPTLLVVLRFAQGLALGGEWSGAALLATENAPANKRAIYGTFPQMGAPIGFILANIIFLVFSYTLTPEAFAAWGWRVPFLLSAVMVILGLYVRLKLIETPAFTKVLESNEVAKLPVGRVFKTSWRPLILGTFIMLATYVLFYLMTTFTLTYGTKPTLAGAQAAAAKAGKPMTDAAAAAFVPGLGFSRNDFLWMLIAGVVFFGIFTLVAGPLAEKYGRRKMLLAVTAGILLFGLLFVPLFSGGFVGTMALLILGFTLMGLTFGPMGALLPELFPTNVRYTGSAISYNMSSILGAAVAPFIAVWLWESAKGSTVLVGIYLSAMAVLTLVALFLSKETKDMDYANNVA, via the coding sequence ATGTCTTCCATCGCTGAATCCAAGGAAAGCGACTCGGTTAAGCCGGAAAATAGATCGGTGAACTCGCGGGGACGGGTGATCTTCGCCAGCCTCATCGGCACATCCATCGAGTTCTACGACTTCTACGTCTACGCCACGGCCGCAGTGCTCGTCTTTCCCAAATTGTTCTTCCCGACGGCGGACGAGACCACCCAGCTGCTGAGCTCCTTCGCAGTGTTCGGCGTCGCCTTTGTCGCCAGGCCGCTTGGCTCGATCATTTTCGGACACTTCGGTGACAAGTTCGGTCGCAAGGGAACGCTGGTTGCGTCGCTGCTAACCATGGGTATCGCCACGTTCCTCATTGGTTGCCTCCCCACCGCCCAGGTTCCCGGCTGGACCTTCCTGGCTCCCACCCTGCTGGTAGTCCTGCGCTTCGCCCAAGGCCTGGCCCTCGGTGGTGAGTGGAGCGGCGCCGCGCTGCTCGCGACGGAGAACGCTCCGGCCAACAAACGCGCGATCTACGGAACATTCCCACAGATGGGCGCGCCGATTGGCTTCATCCTGGCCAACATCATCTTCCTTGTCTTCAGCTACACCCTGACTCCCGAAGCCTTCGCGGCCTGGGGCTGGCGCGTGCCGTTCCTGCTCAGCGCCGTCATGGTGATCCTCGGCCTCTACGTACGCCTCAAGCTCATTGAAACCCCCGCCTTCACCAAGGTGCTGGAATCCAACGAGGTGGCCAAGCTGCCCGTCGGGCGCGTGTTCAAAACCAGCTGGCGCCCTCTGATCCTTGGCACCTTCATCATGCTTGCGACCTACGTGCTGTTCTACCTGATGACCACCTTCACGCTGACCTATGGCACCAAGCCCACCCTGGCAGGCGCGCAAGCCGCCGCCGCGAAGGCCGGAAAGCCCATGACCGACGCGGCCGCCGCGGCGTTTGTCCCAGGCCTGGGCTTCAGCCGGAACGACTTCCTCTGGATGCTGATTGCCGGCGTCGTTTTCTTCGGCATTTTCACCCTGGTGGCCGGCCCGCTGGCCGAAAAGTACGGCCGCCGAAAGATGCTCCTCGCAGTGACAGCGGGCATCTTGCTCTTCGGTTTGCTGTTCGTTCCACTGTTCAGCGGCGGCTTCGTGGGGACCATGGCGTTGCTGATCCTCGGGTTCACGCTCATGGGCCTGACCTTCGGACCCATGGGCGCGCTCCTCCCGGAGCTGTTCCCCACCAACGTCCGCTACACCGGATCCGCCATCAGCTACAACATGTCGAGCATCCTGGGTGCGGCGGTGGCTCCGTTCATCGCGGTGTGGCTCTGGGAATCGGCCAAGGGCAGCACGGTCCTCGTGGGCATCTACCTGAGCGCCATGGCAGTACTGACGCTCGTGGCCCTCTTCCTGTCCAAGGAAACAAAGGACATGGACTATGCGAACAACGTGGCCTGA
- a CDS encoding phage tail protein has protein sequence MTDPFIGEIRLVGFNFAPTNWALCNGQLLSIQQNIALFSLLGTTYGGNGTTNFALPDLRGRAALHNGQGPGLSNYFIGEVTGSETTTLITSNLPPHTHPGMYASTTETTDRPSAGMAPAPGGSYGAPDSGVALASTQQAGGGQPFYNLPPSLVLNYVISLVGIFPSRG, from the coding sequence ATGACCGATCCATTTATCGGCGAGATCAGGCTCGTCGGATTCAACTTCGCGCCAACTAACTGGGCATTGTGCAATGGCCAACTCCTGTCAATCCAGCAGAACATAGCCCTCTTTTCCTTGCTGGGCACAACGTACGGCGGCAACGGAACTACAAACTTTGCCCTGCCCGACCTACGGGGTCGTGCGGCGCTGCACAACGGCCAGGGCCCGGGTCTTTCCAACTACTTCATCGGCGAGGTCACCGGCTCGGAAACGACAACCCTGATCACCTCGAATCTTCCGCCGCACACCCACCCCGGAATGTATGCCTCGACTACCGAGACGACGGACCGGCCTTCAGCGGGAATGGCGCCCGCCCCTGGCGGTTCCTATGGAGCACCGGACTCCGGAGTGGCATTGGCCTCAACCCAGCAGGCCGGAGGCGGGCAACCTTTCTACAATCTTCCGCCCTCCTTGGTTCTCAACTATGTGATCTCGCTGGTGGGGATCTTCCCATCGAGAGGCTAG
- a CDS encoding GNAT family N-acetyltransferase, protein MPGVPALRFRAPEDRDAGFLRDLFTSAAPGRDLLPPALLEMQQQAQHQQWSELWGGNGNVVVEFDDVPAGRIWTAWRTRDVRVLDIALLPEFRGAGLGGRLLGDVCEAADLAGLDVRLNVARDNIAALALYQRNGFVTEEAGAVFLSLLRWHESARARGHRPS, encoded by the coding sequence ATGCCGGGGGTACCGGCGCTTCGATTCCGTGCCCCTGAGGACCGCGACGCCGGTTTCCTCCGGGATCTCTTCACATCTGCGGCGCCGGGACGGGATTTGCTCCCACCCGCCTTGCTGGAGATGCAACAGCAGGCGCAGCATCAGCAATGGTCGGAGCTGTGGGGCGGCAACGGAAACGTAGTTGTGGAGTTCGACGACGTGCCGGCCGGCAGGATCTGGACCGCGTGGCGAACGCGTGACGTCCGCGTCCTGGACATCGCCCTGCTGCCGGAGTTTCGGGGTGCCGGCCTGGGTGGCCGGCTGCTCGGCGACGTCTGCGAGGCGGCCGACCTCGCAGGACTGGACGTTCGGCTGAATGTCGCGCGGGACAACATTGCAGCCTTGGCCTTGTATCAGCGGAACGGCTTCGTGACAGAGGAGGCCGGCGCCGTCTTCCTGTCGTTACTCAGATGGCACGAATCGGCCCGTGCGCGAGGGCACCGGCCCAGCTGA
- a CDS encoding acetyl/propionyl/methylcrotonyl-CoA carboxylase subunit alpha, protein MSANPAQPISSPLTKVLIANRGEIAVRVIRAARDEGIASVAVYADPDRDALHVRLADEAYALGGNTAAESYLVMDKLIEVARQSGADAIHPGYGFLAENAEFAAKVIDAGITWIGPSPEAISALGDKVQARHIAEKVGAPLVPGTADPVESAAEILAFAEEFGLPIAIKAAYGGGGRGIKVARTIEEIPELFESAVREAVAAFGRGECFIERFLDSPRHVETQCLADAYGNVVVVSTRDCSLQRRNQKLVEEAPAPFLSAEQNERLYESSKAILKEAGYLGAGTCEFLVGQDGIISFLEVNTRLQVEHCVSEEVTGLDLVREQFRIARGEKLGYGDPEVRGHSFEFRITGEDPGRNFMPAPGTVTTLKNPTGPGVRIDSGIEQGDVISGNFDSMLSKLIVTGASREQALQRSRRALEEMVVEGIPTVIPFDLAVVTDPAFAPAEGPFTVHTRWIETEFVNNLPAWTPSGTGTEAPDAGERQRVVVEVGGKRLEVVLPASLGAVSSASGAATKGAKSKKRSRSAGATAAVAGGNALTSPMQGTIVKVAVTDGDVVAEGDLIVVLEAMKMEQPLTAHRAGTIHGLLTSAGETVSAGAVIATIED, encoded by the coding sequence TTGTCAGCTAATCCGGCGCAGCCCATTTCCAGCCCTCTCACCAAGGTCTTGATTGCCAACCGAGGCGAAATCGCGGTCCGTGTTATCCGCGCAGCCCGGGACGAAGGCATCGCCTCCGTGGCGGTCTACGCGGATCCCGATCGCGATGCCCTGCACGTCCGGCTGGCAGATGAGGCGTACGCGCTGGGTGGCAACACTGCTGCAGAGTCGTACCTCGTCATGGACAAGTTGATCGAGGTCGCCCGGCAATCCGGTGCGGACGCCATTCACCCCGGTTATGGTTTCCTCGCCGAAAACGCCGAGTTTGCCGCCAAGGTCATCGACGCCGGCATCACGTGGATCGGCCCGTCCCCCGAAGCCATTTCCGCACTGGGCGACAAAGTGCAAGCACGCCACATCGCCGAAAAGGTTGGCGCTCCCCTGGTTCCGGGCACGGCCGATCCTGTGGAATCTGCTGCCGAAATCCTTGCCTTCGCCGAAGAGTTCGGCCTCCCGATCGCCATCAAGGCGGCCTACGGCGGTGGCGGTCGCGGCATCAAGGTGGCCCGGACCATTGAGGAAATCCCCGAACTTTTCGAGTCAGCCGTGCGCGAGGCCGTTGCCGCCTTCGGCCGCGGCGAGTGCTTCATCGAGCGATTCCTCGACTCCCCCCGCCACGTCGAGACCCAGTGCCTTGCCGATGCCTACGGCAACGTTGTTGTGGTCTCCACGCGCGACTGCTCCCTCCAGCGCCGCAACCAGAAACTCGTTGAAGAAGCCCCGGCACCATTCCTGAGCGCGGAGCAGAACGAGCGGCTGTACGAGTCGTCCAAGGCCATCCTGAAGGAAGCCGGCTACCTGGGCGCGGGAACGTGCGAATTCCTGGTGGGCCAGGACGGCATCATCTCCTTCCTTGAGGTGAACACCCGGCTTCAAGTGGAGCACTGTGTTTCAGAGGAAGTCACGGGCCTCGACCTGGTCCGCGAGCAATTCCGCATCGCCCGCGGCGAAAAACTCGGCTACGGCGATCCTGAAGTCCGCGGCCACTCCTTCGAATTCCGCATCACCGGTGAAGATCCGGGCCGTAACTTCATGCCCGCGCCGGGAACGGTCACCACTCTGAAGAACCCCACAGGACCAGGAGTCCGGATCGACTCAGGTATTGAGCAGGGCGACGTCATCAGTGGGAACTTCGACTCCATGCTCTCCAAACTGATCGTGACCGGCGCAAGCCGCGAACAAGCCCTTCAGCGCTCCCGCCGGGCCCTTGAGGAAATGGTGGTGGAAGGCATTCCCACCGTCATTCCCTTCGACCTCGCAGTGGTCACCGATCCCGCGTTCGCCCCCGCAGAGGGCCCTTTCACGGTCCACACGCGCTGGATCGAGACCGAATTCGTTAACAATCTTCCCGCGTGGACGCCCAGCGGAACCGGAACGGAAGCCCCCGACGCCGGTGAGCGCCAGCGCGTTGTCGTCGAGGTTGGCGGCAAGCGACTGGAAGTTGTCCTTCCTGCGAGCCTGGGCGCGGTCTCCTCTGCCTCCGGCGCGGCCACCAAGGGCGCGAAGAGCAAGAAGCGTTCCCGCTCGGCGGGCGCAACAGCTGCCGTGGCCGGCGGTAACGCCCTCACCTCGCCGATGCAGGGCACCATCGTCAAGGTCGCAGTGACCGACGGCGATGTGGTCGCCGAAGGTGACCTGATCGTGGTCCTCGAAGCCATGAAGATGGAACAGCCCCTCACCGCCCACCGGGCCGGCACCATTCACGGCTTGCTGACCAGCGCCGGCGAAACTGTCTCCGCCGGCGCCGTGATCGCGACGATCGAGGACTAA